From Camelus dromedarius isolate mCamDro1 chromosome 2, mCamDro1.pat, whole genome shotgun sequence, one genomic window encodes:
- the CPN2 gene encoding carboxypeptidase N subunit 2: MLLGAWLHWACLLLLAQLAQPCPVGCDCFIQEVFCSDEELAAIPLDIPSYATHIIFVETSFTTVGARAFSGSPNLTKVVFLNTNVCHFGPDAFGGLPRLEDLEITGSTFSNLSADVFSNLTSLGKFTLNFNMLEALPVGFFHHMDALESLQLQGNRLQTLTGTVFQPLRRLRTLNLAQNLLTQLPEELFDPLCSLQTLKLSNNALTGLPQGVFSNLGRLQELSLDGNSISELPSEVFAQLSRLEKLWLQRNAIRHLPSSVFSALRNLTFLNLQGNKLQTLPAGLFSRSPGLVSLSLSHNQLETVAEGAFANLSGLSFLTLSHNALTHLPASIFRDLEGLIKLYLGSNNLTALHPALFQNLSKLEVLSLSKNHLTTLPEGIFDTNYNLFNLALHGNPWQCDCHLAYLFNWLHQYSDRLFNIQTYCAGPAYLKGQVVPALKEEQLVCPVARDRLGFQAPRLEDREPGGGWDLAAEERAVRGRCTYSNTEGTVVLACDEAQCRWLNIQLSSRQGSGFPALALNASQEWDLKSSCGSVRVTVSIEARARKP, translated from the coding sequence ATGCTGCTCGGAGCCTGGCTGCACTGGGCTTGCCTCCTGCTCCTGGCCCAgcttgcccagccctgccctgtgggGTGTGACTGTTTCATCCAGGAGGTGTTCTGCTCTGATGAGGAGCTGGCTGCCATCCCACTGGACATCCCCTCCTATGCTACACACATCATCTTCGTAGAGACCTCGTTCACCACGGTGGGAGCCAGGGCCTTCAGCGGCAGCCCCAACCTGACCAAGGTGGTCTTCCTCAACACCAACGTGTGCCACTTCGGGCCGGATGCCTTCGGGGGGCTGCCAAGGCTTGAGGACCTGGAGATCACTGGCAGCACCTTCTCCAACCTCAGCGCCGATGTCTTCTCCAACCTGACCTCATTGGGCAAGTTCACCCTCAATTTCAACATGCTGGAGGCTCTGCCTGTGGGCTTCTTCCACCATATGGATGCACTGGAGTCCCTCCAGCTTCAGGGAAACCGGCTCCAGACCCTGACCGGGACAGTCTTCCAGCCTCTGAGACGTCTGAGGACCCTCAACCTCGCTCAGAACCTCCTGACCCAGCTGCCCGAGGAGCTGTTTGACCCCCTCTGCAGCCTGCAGACCCTGAAGCTGAGCAACAATGCGCTGACTGGCTTGCCCCAGGGGGTGTTCAGCAATCTGGGCAGACTGCAGGAACTCTCCCTGGATGGTAACAGCATCTCCGAGCTGCCTTCGGAAGTGTTCGCGCAGCTGTCCCGCCTGGAGAAGCTGTGGCTGCAGCGCAACGCCATCAGGCACCTGCCCTCGTCCGTCTTCTCTGCCCTGCGCAACCTGACCTTCCTGAACCTGCAGGGGAACAAGCTGCAGACGCTGCCCGCTGGCCTCTTCTCCCGTTCCCCTGGCCTGGTCAGCCTGTCCTTGTCCCACAACCAGCTGGAAACTGTTGCCGAGGGGGCCTTTGCCAACCtatctggcctcagttttctcacgcTCTCACACAACGCCCTCACCCATCTCCCGGCTAGCATCTTCAGGGACCTGGAGGGGCTGATCAAACTCTACCTGGGTAGCAACAACCTGACGGCCTTGCACCCTGCCCTCTTTCAGAACCTGTCCAAACTTGAGGTGCTTAGCCTCTCCAAGAACCACCTGACCACGCTCCCGGAGGGCATCTTCGACACCAACTACAACCTGTTCAACCTCGCCCTCCATGGCAACCCTTGGCAGTGTGATTGCCACCTGGCCTACCTCTTCAACTGGCTGCACCAGTACAGCGACCGGCTCTTCAACATCCAGACCTACTGTGCCGGCCCCGCCTACCTGAAGGGCCAGGTGGTGCCTGCCTTGAAGGAGGAGCAGCTGGTGTGCCCCGTCGCTCGGGACCGCTTGGGCTTCCAGGCCCCGAGGCTGGAGGACAGGGAGCCAGGGGGTGGCTGGGATCTGGCTGCGGAGGAGAGGGCAGTGCGGGGCCGGTGCACCTACAGCAACACCGAGGGCACCGTGGTGCTGGCTTGTGATGAGGCCCAGTGTCGCTGGCTGAACATCCAGCTGTCCTCCAGGCAGGGCTCGGGCTTCCCAGCACTGGCGCTCAATGCCAGTCAGGAGTGGGACTTGAAGTCCAGCTGTGGCTCCGTGAGGGTCACTGTGTCCATTGAGGCCCGGGCAAGGAAGCCCTAG
- the LRRC15 gene encoding leucine-rich repeat-containing protein 15, with protein sequence MPLKHYLLLLVGCQAWAVGLAYYGCPSECTCSRASQVECTGARIVAVPTPLPWNAMSLQILNTHITELSEAPFLNISALIALRIEKNELSHIMPGAFRNLGSLRYLSLANNKLQVLPIGLFQGLDNLESLLLSSNQLVQIQPAHFSQFSNLKELQLHGNHLEYIPDGVFDHLVGLTKLNLGKNSLTHLSPRVFQHLGNLQVLRLYENRLSDIPMGTFDALGNLQELALQQNQISVLSPGLFHSNRNLQKLYLSNNHISQLPPGIFMQLPQLNRLTLFGNSLKELSPGIFGPMHNLRELWLYDNHITSLPDNVFSSLHQLQVLILSRNQISYISPDAFNGLVELRELSLHTNALQELDGSVFRMLANLQNISLQNNRLRQLPGNIFANVNGLMTIQLQNNQLENLPLGIFDHLGKLCELRLYDNPWRCDSDILPLRDWLLLNKVRLGTDTLPVCFSPASVRGQSLIIINVNVAVPSVHGPVVPHVPSYPETPRYPDTPSYPDTTSISSSTDFTSITEDYTDLTTIVATDDRGTGGMTQAQRGLAIAAIVIGIIALACSLAACICCCCCKKRNHAVLMQMKAPNEC encoded by the coding sequence ATGCCACTGAAACATTATCTCCTTTTGCTGGTGGGCTGCCAAGCCTGGGCTGTGGGCCTCGCCTACTATGGCTGCCCGAGCGAGTGTACCTGCTCCAGGGCCTCCCAGGTGGAGTGCACAGGGGCGCGCATCGTGGCGGtgcccacccctctgccctggaACGCCATGAGCCTGCAGATCCTCAACACACACATCACCGAACTCAGCGAGGCGCCGTTCCTCAACATCTCGGCCCTGATCGCCCTGAGGATTGAGAAGAATGAGCTGTCCCACATCATGCCTGGGGCCTTCCGCAACCTGGGCTCGCTGCGCTACCTCAGCCTCGCCAACAACAAGCTTCAGGTTCTGCCCATTGGCCTCTTCCAGGGCCTGGACAACCTCGAGTCGCTCCTTCTGTCCAGCAACCAGCTGGTGCAGATCCAGCCAGCCCACTTCTCCCAGTTCAGCAACCTCAAGGAACTGCAGCTCCATGGCAACCACCTGGAATACATCCCCGATGGGGTCTTCGACCACTTGGTGGGCCTCACCAAGCTCAACCTGGGCAAGAATAGCCTCACTCACCTCTCGCCCAGGGTCTTCCAACACCTGGGCAACCTCCAGGTCCTCCGGCTGTATGAGAACAGGCTCTCGGACATCCCCATGGGCACTTTTGATGCACTTGGCAACCTCCAGGAGCTGGCCCTGCAGCAGAACCAGATCAGTGTGCTGTCCCCTGGCCTCTTCCACAGCAACCGGAACCTCCAGAAGCTCTACCTGTCCAACAACCACATCTCCCAGCTGCCCCCTGGCATCTTCATGCAGCTTCCCCAGCTCAACCGGCTCACGCTCTTTGGGAATTCCCTGAAGGAGCTCTCACCGGGCATCTTTGGACCCATGCACAACCTGCGTGAGCTGTGGCTCTACGACAACCACATCACTTCCCTCCCTGACAACGTCTTCAGCAGCCTCCACCAGTTGCAGGTCCTGATCCTCAGCCGCAACCAGATCAGCTACATCTCACCGGATGCCTTCAATGGGCTGGTGGAGCTGCGGGAGCTGTCCCTCCACACCAATGCGCTGCAGGAGCTGGACGGGAGCGTCTTCCGCATGCTGGCCAACCTTCAGAACATCTCCCTACAGAACAACCGCCTCAGGCAGCTCCCAGGGAATATCTTCGCCAACGTCAATGGCCTCATGACCATCCAACTGCAGAACAACCAGCTGGAGAACCTTCCCTTGGGCATCTTTGATCACCTGGGGAAGCTGTGTGAGCTGCGGCTCTATGACAACCCCTGGAGGTGTGACTCAGACATCCTTCCGCTCCGCGATTGGCTCCTGCTTAACAAGGTCAGGTTGGGGACAGACACACTCCCGGTATGTTTCAGCCCAGCCAGTGTCCGAGGCCAGTCCCTCATCATCATCAATGTCAATGTTGCTGTCCCCAGTGTTCATGGCCCAGTGGTCCCCCATGTGCCCAGCTACCCAGAGACACCCAGGTACCCGGACACCCCTAGCTACCCTGACACTACCTCCATCTCCTCCAGCACTGACTTCACCAGCATCACGGAGGACTACACCGATCTCACCACCATTGTGGCCACTGATGACCGTGGCACAGGGGGCATgacccaggcccagagagggctggCCATTGCCGCCATTGTCATTGGCATCATTGCCCTGGCCTGCTCCCTGGCCGCCTGCATCTGCTGTTGTTGCTGCAAGAAGAGGAACCACGCAGTCCTGATGCAGATGAAAGCACCCAATGAGTGTTAG